The following proteins are encoded in a genomic region of Mycobacterium kiyosense:
- a CDS encoding N-acetyltransferase, whose amino-acid sequence MRSSEIRIREAKPKDYARVAAMHYPVWRQSWDGIVAPHVLDMIVTPKIWVETSYPTTLKRGGWGMWMAESRGQLLGMMLLGPDLSNPNLIQIDALYVVEKSQRAGVGSELLGKALEQYPDNDMILWCAEKNRKARDFYEKKGFDVDDRTFSWKPLPGVSVPHVGYRLYRSART is encoded by the coding sequence GTGAGATCCAGCGAGATCCGGATCCGCGAAGCCAAGCCGAAGGACTACGCGCGGGTAGCGGCGATGCACTACCCGGTGTGGCGGCAGTCGTGGGACGGCATCGTCGCCCCGCACGTGCTGGACATGATCGTCACCCCCAAGATCTGGGTCGAGACCTCCTATCCGACGACCCTGAAGCGTGGTGGTTGGGGCATGTGGATGGCCGAGTCCAGGGGCCAACTGCTCGGGATGATGCTCCTCGGCCCAGACCTGTCCAATCCCAACCTCATTCAGATCGACGCGCTCTATGTGGTGGAGAAAAGTCAACGCGCCGGTGTCGGGAGCGAACTGCTGGGCAAGGCGCTCGAGCAGTATCCGGACAACGACATGATCCTGTGGTGCGCCGAGAAGAACCGCAAGGCACGAGATTTCTACGAAAAGAAGGGGTTCGATGTGGACGACCGCACGTTCAGCTGGAAACCACTGCCCGGCGTGAGCGTGCCGCATGTGGGTTACCGGCTGTATCGATCGGCGCGGACATGA